One part of the Paenibacillus silvisoli genome encodes these proteins:
- a CDS encoding Asp23/Gls24 family envelope stress response protein: MTEELQTGIIRISDDVVATIAGLAALETPGIAAMSGGISEGLAKRLSGKNAQRGVSVEVGQLEAAIDLRIIVKYGIPIQEVCRQLQENVRETVSNMTGLHVVEVNIKVEGVAFKEDDVEEIARLK, from the coding sequence ATGACAGAGGAACTTCAAACAGGCATCATCCGTATTTCAGACGACGTAGTCGCCACCATCGCGGGATTGGCTGCACTTGAAACGCCAGGAATCGCAGCAATGTCGGGAGGCATCTCGGAAGGGCTTGCCAAACGGCTCAGCGGCAAAAACGCGCAAAGAGGCGTATCGGTCGAAGTGGGTCAGCTCGAAGCGGCCATCGATTTGCGCATCATCGTGAAGTATGGCATTCCGATTCAAGAGGTGTGCCGCCAGCTTCAAGAAAATGTTCGCGAGACGGTCTCGAACATGACAGGCCTTCATGTTGTGGAAGTCAACATTAAGGTCGAAGGCGTCGCCTTCAAGGAAGACGATGTCGAAGAAATCGCAAGACTGAAATAA
- the ftsW gene encoding putative lipid II flippase FtsW, translating into MKPQTTKSKTTGLRGRPDFLLLVLTLLLVGFGLVMVFSASSNTAVISKEANFDALFFTKRQLMWAVLGTISMFVVMNIPYTVFKKGFILYFIPVMITLILVPFLGKELNGAQSWLYIGPIGIQPTEFAKLAMILYLGSLIAKKGEKFRDFRKGLVPVYIIVFLFCLIIMMQPDLGACIVLSSCALIIIVAGGANLKQLLLSGIIISLAVSAVVSISIMSKPDDWQYRINRFTAFMDPTSDEQNSTYHLSRSLQALGHGGITGAGFGHSVQKLKYLPYPYSDFIFSIIGEEFGFIGSMLFLLFYLFFLWRGLVIAVRCPDSYGTIVGVGIVGLIAVQTLVNIGGVTGAIPITGVTLPFISHGGSSLIVSMLCMGILLSISREYNRPDKPVAPQQQRRTHN; encoded by the coding sequence ATGAAGCCACAAACGACGAAATCAAAGACAACCGGCCTGCGCGGCAGGCCGGATTTCTTACTCTTGGTGCTCACCCTGCTGCTGGTCGGATTCGGACTTGTCATGGTGTTCAGCGCAAGCTCCAACACGGCCGTTATTTCGAAGGAAGCCAATTTCGACGCGTTGTTCTTTACGAAGCGCCAGCTGATGTGGGCCGTACTCGGTACGATCTCGATGTTCGTGGTTATGAACATACCCTATACCGTGTTTAAAAAAGGCTTCATCCTCTACTTTATCCCCGTCATGATTACGCTCATTCTCGTCCCTTTCTTAGGCAAGGAGTTAAACGGCGCCCAGAGCTGGCTCTATATCGGGCCGATCGGCATTCAACCGACCGAGTTCGCGAAGCTGGCCATGATTCTTTATTTAGGCTCCCTGATCGCGAAGAAGGGCGAGAAATTTAGAGATTTCAGAAAAGGGCTTGTCCCGGTATACATTATCGTCTTCTTGTTCTGTTTAATCATTATGATGCAGCCCGACTTAGGCGCGTGTATCGTGCTCTCTTCTTGCGCGCTCATTATTATCGTAGCCGGCGGCGCTAACCTGAAGCAGCTGCTTCTGTCAGGCATCATAATCAGCTTAGCCGTCTCAGCGGTCGTAAGCATCTCAATCATGAGCAAACCTGACGATTGGCAGTACAGGATCAATCGCTTTACCGCCTTTATGGATCCGACTTCGGATGAACAGAACAGCACCTACCACTTATCGCGCTCGCTGCAAGCGCTCGGTCACGGCGGCATTACAGGCGCTGGTTTCGGTCACAGCGTGCAGAAGCTCAAATATCTGCCTTATCCGTACTCCGACTTTATTTTCTCGATTATCGGCGAAGAATTCGGATTTATCGGCAGCATGCTCTTCCTGCTCTTCTATCTGTTTTTCCTATGGCGAGGACTTGTCATCGCGGTCCGATGTCCCGACAGTTACGGCACGATCGTCGGCGTCGGCATCGTTGGCTTGATCGCCGTTCAGACGCTCGTCAACATCGGCGGCGTAACCGGAGCCATTCCGATTACGGGCGTAACGCTTCCGTTCATCAGCCACGGCGGCTCGTCTCTGATCGTATCGATGCTCTGCATGGGCATTCTGCTCAGCATCTCGCGCGAGTATAATCGGCCGGACAAGCCTGTTGCCCCGCAGCAGCAACGCCGTACGCATAATTAA